In the genome of Myxococcaceae bacterium JPH2, one region contains:
- a CDS encoding response regulator, which yields MELPFETGEGEGGGGGTLASTVMVVDDEPVVLDICSRLLERETDLVVVLAGSAEEAMSILKEQRVDVLVTDKNLPGLGGVELIAESRRLQPALEAVMITGYASSESVIAAFAAGASDYILKPFDDLRVLRAKVRAALERRVQGVRTRDEAREVARQAAMLLQAGRDAPEPAHAALEAELRAYEDAVRTGQRGHVAVVGSEHAVSLLQAAGFEAVGLPPYSPQLSGADVVVVETGDPQWRAQAERLHNQPPDVLLLAGADADLNDLLEAITLRMDLVGFGSGDQGARVLPEKVRMLLLRRGIQHAQERLGRALEAFRQSIPAR from the coding sequence ATGGAACTCCCGTTCGAGACCGGTGAGGGCGAAGGCGGTGGGGGAGGGACGCTCGCCTCGACGGTCATGGTGGTGGACGACGAGCCGGTGGTGCTCGACATCTGCTCGCGCCTGTTGGAGCGCGAGACGGACCTCGTCGTGGTGTTGGCGGGCAGCGCCGAGGAGGCGATGTCCATTCTGAAGGAGCAGCGTGTCGACGTTCTGGTGACGGACAAGAACCTGCCCGGGCTGGGCGGCGTGGAGCTCATCGCGGAGTCGCGGCGGCTGCAGCCCGCGCTGGAGGCGGTGATGATCACCGGCTACGCGAGCAGCGAGTCCGTCATCGCCGCGTTCGCCGCGGGCGCGAGCGACTACATCCTCAAGCCCTTCGATGACCTGCGGGTGCTCCGCGCCAAGGTGCGCGCGGCCCTGGAGCGGCGCGTCCAAGGCGTGCGCACGCGCGACGAGGCTCGGGAGGTGGCTCGGCAGGCGGCGATGCTGCTGCAAGCCGGCCGCGACGCGCCCGAGCCCGCGCACGCCGCGCTCGAGGCCGAGCTGCGCGCCTACGAGGACGCGGTGCGCACCGGCCAGCGGGGCCACGTGGCGGTGGTGGGAAGCGAGCACGCCGTGTCGCTCCTCCAGGCCGCGGGCTTCGAGGCGGTGGGCCTGCCGCCGTACTCGCCGCAGCTCTCGGGCGCGGACGTCGTGGTGGTGGAGACGGGGGATCCGCAGTGGCGCGCGCAGGCGGAGCGGCTCCACAACCAGCCTCCGGACGTCCTGCTGCTCGCGGGCGCGGACGCGGACCTGAATGATCTGCTGGAGGCCATCACCCTGCGCATGGACCTGGTGGGCTTTGGCTCCGGAGACCAAGGCGCTCGGGTTCTGCCCGAGAAGGTCCGCATGCTCCTGCTGCGCCGAGGCATCCAGCACGCGCAGGAGCGGCTCGGCCGGGCGCTGGAGGCCTTCCGCCAGAGCATCCCCGCGCGCTGA